In Thermanaerovibrio velox DSM 12556, the genomic stretch CCAAAGGAAACACCGGCGACGAAGGAGGCAATGGATACCACGTCGTAGACATAGCCGCTCTCCCGATCGGTCACCCCGTGAAACAGCCCGAAGGAGAACATGGCCATGCATGAAAGGGCCTTGATACCAGGGCCGAAGACGAAAACCGCCAAGCCGAACGCAAGGGCGGTGAAGGCCTCGTAGAAGAGGTACTCCTTGGGGATCTTGTCCCCGCAGGTCCTGCAGCGGCCCCTGAACCACAGGAACGACAAGACCGGGATCAGATCCCAAGTGCCAAGCTGCCTACCACAGGACTCGCAGCAAGACCTCTCCCGGCCCCAAAAGGGACGACCAGTGACCAGCCGATGAGCAGCGGTCTCAACGAAAGACGCAACACAAGCCCCTAAGAGAACCGCCATGAACGTCATGAGCCATTTCAATGTATCATCTGCTATACACACCTTAAACCACCTCACACCAAGGGGAGGATGAGAGAATGCCCATAGTGGAGATCCATATGCTCCAGGGTAGGGACCTCAAGGCCAAACAGGAACTGGTTCAGCGGGTGACCGATGCGGTCTGCGTCTCCCTAGGCGTCCAAAGGGAACAGGTCCGCATAATCATAAGGGAGATGAAGGATGAGGACTACGCCGCAGGAGGCGTCCTCTGGTCAGAGAGGACCTAGAGGCCCACAGGGCGGTCCCGCATTGCCTCCCGGAAACGGCGGTGATGCCAAAACCACTGCTCCGGATGACGCCTTATGGCCCCCTCAAGGGCCCGGTTCACCGCCTCCACCCCAAGGGCTATGCGGGACTCCTTATCCCCGCTCTCGTCCCACTCAACCGGGCTGAACCTAAGACGATGCCTAAAAGGCCCCTCCCTCCAGGCCTCAAGAAGGACCACCGGCATCCCCGTTAGGTACCGGAAGACCGAGGGACCCTTCACGGTGGAGGTTACAAGCCCGAAGAACTCCGCGGGCATGCCCTCAGCGCCCCCGTGTTGGTCCGCCAACACCCCCAGCACCGCACCGCCCTTAAGGGCCTTCACCGCCCGGGTCATGCTATCCCCCTTGGGGATGGTCCTCACTCCACCTCTAAGTCGGAACTCCTCCAACATGCCCGCCTGCCTTCCGTCATCCGGGGGACGGACTATGGGCATCAGCGGAT encodes the following:
- a CDS encoding prepilin peptidase, encoding MAVLLGACVASFVETAAHRLVTGRPFWGRERSCCESCGRQLGTWDLIPVLSFLWFRGRCRTCGDKIPKEYLFYEAFTALAFGLAVFVFGPGIKALSCMAMFSFGLFHGVTDRESGYVYDVVSIASFVAGVSFGYLGSGMPGLKWALLGGLAGFLPLALIVVLSFGRMGIGDAILMGGLGTFLGPVGALLGVYFAVIIGGVWAIYMVLKGRINRKDPVPFGPFLWVGSFLAFMLKGWIIRFLSDWFLAL
- a CDS encoding 2-hydroxymuconate tautomerase; the encoded protein is MPIVEIHMLQGRDLKAKQELVQRVTDAVCVSLGVQREQVRIIIREMKDEDYAAGGVLWSERT
- a CDS encoding lysophospholipid acyltransferase family protein, translating into MTFSEWVLRALGRGALLSPVAFVMQRVVRGLAIALDLRGKVARRNIALAMGGLSDLEVRDLYRRGVDHLAWSLVECLALNVRPDLALEWVVSAEGLEELDGPIGEGRGVILVTGHLGNWELAAFWLAQSGYPLMPIVRPPDDGRQAGMLEEFRLRGGVRTIPKGDSMTRAVKALKGGAVLGVLADQHGGAEGMPAEFFGLVTSTVKGPSVFRYLTGMPVVLLEAWREGPFRHRLRFSPVEWDESGDKESRIALGVEAVNRALEGAIRRHPEQWFWHHRRFREAMRDRPVGL